Sequence from the Corallococcus sp. EGB genome:
CCCCTTCGGCTCGCATCCTCCGGGTGTCACGCTCCCTCACGCCCGGGCCGCTCCCACATGCGGTGCGGCCTTCGTCTTGTTGATGATCAAAAAGTCCGACTGCGTAATACCGGCCCCGCCCTTGCGAAGCACCTTGTCGCCGCCGCGCTCCACGACCCCATCGTGAAGGCCCGCTGCGAAGCGTTGCGCCGGTGAGGCTTGTCGCGCGCGTCGCAAGGCCCCAGAGCGGCGCGGGCGGGCCAGTTCCTCCACGGCCAATGTCTGGCATTGCGTCCAACGGCGGCGTGGCTGGGCCCGAGGTCGCCGGGCAAGGACAAGGCCCCTGCGGTGCGTCCGGAGATTGTCCAGGTGTGCCAGGAGCTGAAGCAAGAGGTGCTGCGCGACACGGCCCCGGACGACCACCTGATGGTAATCCTCCGCACGGGCCGCGGCGGTGGCCACCCGGGTGTGAAAGTGCAGGACTTCGAGCCCATCGACAGCGGCTCCTTCGCGCAGAAGCTGTTCGACGGCACGAAGGAGAACGGCCACTACCGCATCGGCCTGCGCACGCCGGGCGAGGCCGCGGAGGGCCATGCGCTGGGCCTTCCACGACGAGGGCCTGTCGGATGCGCAGGCCGAGCATTGGCGAGGCGACGGTCAGCCGCGCCCGGTGCCCGTACCGAGAGACTGGAGACGAAGTGCCGCGGCCCAAGGCTGCGGCAACTTCTCGCAAAGAGTCCTTCACCGCCTGCGAGCGCGACGCGCCGCAAAACCCGGAACAGGTCCTGGAGCCGCAGCATCAGTGGCGCGGGCGCCGGGGCTTCCTCACGGCGCGAACCGTGCGGCTCGCCCCTCCACCCGCGTAGAAGATGTCGCCACCGTCCGACTCGAGCCCGGTGACCGTCATGCCCTCGGGCAGCGTGAGCCGGACAAGCACGCGACCGTCTTCCGGGTCGATGCGTCGGATGTCACTCGAATCACCTTCCGCGGTGCCGTGCCACAACTCGCCCTGCGTCCACGTCACGCCCGTGACGAAGCGCTTGGATTCAAGGGTGCGCAGGACAGCGCCCGTCTCGGGGTCGATTTGATGAATCACCCGGCCGCGAAACTGCCCCACCCATAGAAACCCCTCGGCCCAGGTGAGCCCCGAGTCGTTGCCATTGCCGGGGGCAGGCACGGTCTTCAGAACCTGTCCCGTCCCAGGGTCGATCTTCCGGATGCGGCCCTCGCCGAGCTGAAAGAGGTGCCGACCATCGAAAGCGGTTCCCGCGTCGCATGGAACGTCGAGGGTGCGCACAGGTTCACCGCTCACCGGGTCGAAGGCCTGGAGTCTCTCGCCTCCGGCGAACCAGACGTTCGCGCCGTCATACGTCACGCCATGGACGCGCGAGGCGACATCAAATGGGCCGTACTCACGGAGAATCTCCGCTGGCTGTGTCTCCTCCGCCTCGCTCCGCGTCTTGTCCATGTCCACGCTCCATCCCGCGCCCCGCTCTACTCAAAGAGAGTGGAGGCTGGGAGTAACAAAGCCGTCGTGAAGCCACTGACAGGGGGTGCCACCCAGCGGCGCGCGCGGCCACTGCCGAGCGCGCGCACCCGTCCGTCCTCCGCCAGCGAGGAGAGGGCGCGTTGCACCGTGCGTTGACTTGCACCGAGCACGAGCGCGAGCGCCGAAGTCGACCAATGTTCGCCGTCCGCGAGCAGCGCCAACACAGCACCGCCCGCTCCCTCGACGGGTGGCGCGAGGACCCGCACCTCCATTGAATGCCGCGGAGCCAGGGCGAAGCCAAGAGGCGTTGCCCGGATATCCGCCAGGTCGCGCAACTGGGCTCTCAGGCGGCCCAGCTCGACGCGCAGGCGCACGCGATAGGATGCGTTCACGCGCCGCGCTCCGAATACGTCCCGGGCAAGGTCATCTCGCGAGGCCGCGCCAGGCCAGGCCTCGGCCAGTACGCGCAGGAGTTCGAACAACACGGGGCGGGTGGCCAGCGTCACGACGCGCGCGCGTGCGTGGACCGTTCGACGGCAGGCGTTGACGACGAGGTGCCCCGAGCCCAGCAGCGACTCGACCTCATCGAGCATGACCAGGCTCGCCTCGCCCCGGACGATGACTCGCGCGGCGGGGAGGCGCAGGACACGAGCGGCATGCTCGACCTCGGCGTCGAGCGAGGGGATGCGCGCACGTTCGGCGGCGCTCCGCGCGTGTCCGAGCGCGACGCGGGCGGCATGGGTGGCCCCTCGCCGCAGCGCCACCTCGAATTCCAGCAGACGCGCGACAGCCAGGGTCATCGCGGATGCACCCAGGAGGTCGAGCTCGGCCACGGCCCGCTCGGCCTCATCGACGCGCCCCAGCAACAGGGCTCGCCGCGCCTGCAACAACCGCGTGTAGCGCGCGTTCCGCCAGTCACCGTGGCGAATGAAGGTGCGCAGCGCTTCGCCGAGCGTGCGGCCGGCCCCTCCGAGGTCCCGAGACGCGAGTGCCACCTCGGCCTCCGCGACGTTGCAGCGAGCCCGCGCGAGGGCGTCGCTGGAGCCGTAGGCGCGAGCCGCGCGCCGCAGGAGCTGCGTCGCCTGCGCGAATCCCCCCATCTGCGCCATGGCGATGCCCCTCATGGCCAACGCTGGCGCGTCCTCTCGGAGTGCCACGCGCTGGAGTGCACCCAGGGGGTCTCCCTCCTCCAGTGCCCGAGCCGCCGCCATGGTGAGTGCATCCATGACGCACATCCTCTGGCACCCCTTCCGTGTTGGGAAGCCCGTCGCGTTTGTTACTCCCGGCTCGCGCTTCCCGTCCATTACGTCTGGGGCATCCACCCCAGCAGAGGAATCACGGTGACACACGCCATTACGGAGTCGAGGAGTGAGTGGCTGGCCGCGCGCAAGGAGCTGTTGGCGAAGGAGAAGGCCCTCACGCGCATGCGCGACGAGCTGAGCGCCACACGCCGCACCATGCCCTGGCTGCGTGTGACCGAGCCATACGTGTTCGATGGCCCCGAGGGCAGGGAGACGCTTGCGCAGCTCTTCGCGGGCCGAAGCCAGTTGCTCGTCTACCACTTCATGTTCGCCCCCGAATGGGAGGCCGGTTGCAAGAACTGTTCGTTCTGGGCCGATTCCTTCAACGGAGTCGTCGAGCACCTGAGTCAGCGGGACGTCAGCTTCGTCGCCATCTCACGCGCGGAGCTGCCGAAGCTGCAGGCCTTCCGGCAGCGGATGGGCTGGCGCTTCAAGTGGGTGTCATCGCATGGAAGCGAGTTCAACTTCGACTTCCAGGTGTCCTTCCGAGCAGACGCCGTGGCGCGTGGCGACGCCGTCTACAACTACGGACCGCTGCCGCACTCCGCTTCAGACATGCCAGGCTTCAGCGTCTTCTCGAAGGATGAACGCGGCGACGTCTTCCACACCTACGGGACCTACGGGCGAGGCATTGATCCGCTCAACACGGGCTATCAGCTCCTGGACCTCGTCCCGAAAGGCCGAGCCGAGGACGGATTGCCCTCGCCGATGCACTGGGTTCGCCGGCGGGACGAGTATGGCCCCTGAGCATGAGGCAGGCCCACGGGTGGAGCGCCGCCCGGCAGTGCGTGCTCCCGCGGTATCGCTGGTCCTGGGGCTCATGGCCGCGCTCCTCCCGAAATGCCCGCTGTGCCTCGTCGCGTACCTGCCGGTGCTCGGAGTGACGGTCGGTGTCGCGGGAACCCTCAGCGCGATGCTGCGCCCCGCGGGCTTCGCCGTGGCGACCCTCTCACTGGGATTCATCGTTGTTCGTCACATGCACAGACGGACGTCCGTTCAACGAGCCCCACGGCGGACGACCTGACCCGCCACAGCCCCGGCAACCGCGCCATCGCGGAGGAGACGGGCCGCTCCCGCGTGGAGGGGGCCGCCCTGCCAGGGCGACAGCAGCACCGGCCGCTTCGAGTCCCGTGGCTCCGTGCGGGCGGCGGGCCGCTGGGAGAGCACCGAGGCGAGCCTGAACAGCGGCAACGCGATGTCCACTCTTGCCGCCACCGGGGCCATGCATGGCACGCACCCTCCCCCTGGACCAGGAGGGCGTCCTGCGCGGCGAGGTCTGGGAATCCTTCGGCCTGTAGCCCTCCGCGCTACAACCGGCGGGCTTCACGTAACGCGAAGAGATACATCTCCTACGCAAAAAAAGTTTTCGGAGCCATCGTGGAAAACCACGCATTCCCTCTGAAAACAGTCACAATCCCAAACATGATTCAATCCCTGGCACGGGACCTGCTCTGACAGGGCACCACCCTCCGGCGCCCCACGCCGGAGGGGGACCCCATTCTCCGTCAGGGATTGCCCCATGCCCCATCATTCCTCGCGAGTCCTGTCAGGCCTCGTTCCGTCCTGGCTTCGCTCGCTGACCGTCTCCTCCTTCGCGCTCGGAGGGCTGCTGCTGGGCGCCCCGGCCCACGCCGCGGACCCGCAGGAAGAGCACCCGCCGGTCGCCACCATCCTCGACGTGACGCTGGAGGACGGAGAGCTGACCGCGCGCATCCTGTGGACGGACCGGCAGGAGGACCTGCCCGCGTTCTCGAAGCTCGTCTCCCATGACGGCAACGACACCGTCAACGCGGGCGTGGAGGTGACACCGAAGGCGGGCGAGACCTCGCAGGTGAAGCTGTTTGGCGCGCTGGACAAGCCCTGGGAGACGGGCTGGGCCCAGCGACTGGTGCTGGAGGACCCGAAGGGCGAGGCGCTGGCCACCCAGCCCTACGACGTGAGCCTGGACTGCTCGAACGAGAAGGAGTGCGGCCTCACGGTGTCCGCCGGCGCAGGGTCGGACAAGGGCGTGATGCACGTGAGCAGCGAGCTGGACGCCGCCGTCGCGGAGCTCGACGCGAAGTTTGGCCAGGGCGAGTACGACCTGGTGCAGGAGGTCTCCAAGAACTTCCCGGCCCTGCGCGGCGAGGCCATGGTCTACGCCCAGCAGCTCTACTGGTGGTTTCCGCGCTCCGGCCCCTGCACGTGCAGCTGGCAGTCGGTGACGGCGCGCACCCCCAACGTCACCCAGTTCATCTTCCAGTCGTACCCGAACCGGAGCCTCTACGGCTGGAACGGGCCGGGCGCGAAGCACACGCTGAGCGCCAACGCGCTGACGGCGTACCCCATCAGCCTCAACCGGACCGCCACCGGCGTCAGCCAGCTGTCGCTGCGGCTGAGCTGCTCGCGCTGGGTCTACTACTACTGGTGGGACCTCATCATCCACCGGCCGGGCGGGCTGTTCCCGGTGCGCTTCCCGTTCCCCGTCAACGTGCCCTGCACCTCGCCGTGCGCGGCCCGCTTCGACCACCTGGGGCGCGTCAGCGGCCGGACGACCATCAGCGGCGTGGCCACGGCGCAGGAGCAGGGCGCGTGGCGCGTGAACGGCGGCGCGCCGCTCATCAACCAGACCATCACGCAGAACAACGCCTTCGACAGGACCGCGACGTCCACCGCGTTCGCGTTCGTGAGCAACTACAACGCGGTCAACACGACCGGCACGGTGACGGTGCCCTCGACGTCCGGCATGGCGAGCGCCATCACCACCAACGGCCATGCCCAGGCCATCCACGGCCGGCTGTCCTGCTCCAGCATCCCCGGCCTGGCGGACGCGGCCGTCTGGGATTACGGGACGACGCAGGGCACGCCCCAGCAGAACAGCCTGCGCTCCAGCATCCAGGGCTTCTTCCTGGGCTACGGCATCCTCACCTTCCCGTAGCGCGCGGGGTCCGTGAATGAAGACACCCCGGAGGCCGGGCCCGTGAAGGGTCCGGCGCCCGGGGTGTCGGGGCCTTCGCGTCGCGCCCGGGCGCGGCGGAGGGACTACTTGTCCGTCGCGTCCTCGATCTTGTCGCCGGCCTTCTCCGCGGCGTCGCCCGTGGCCTCGGCAGCGTCCTCGGCCTTGTTCTTCACGGTGTCGCCAGCCTGCTCCATGTCGTCCTTGGCGGACTCGCGGGTGTTGCGGTGGCAGCCCACGCCCACGGAGAGGGCGCCCAGCGTCAAGGCCAGCAGCGTCAGCTTCTTCAT
This genomic interval carries:
- a CDS encoding YtxH domain-containing protein yields the protein MKKLTLLALTLGALSVGVGCHRNTRESAKDDMEQAGDTVKNKAEDAAEATGDAAEKAGDKIEDATDK
- a CDS encoding helix-turn-helix domain-containing protein, whose translation is MDALTMAAARALEEGDPLGALQRVALREDAPALAMRGIAMAQMGGFAQATQLLRRAARAYGSSDALARARCNVAEAEVALASRDLGGAGRTLGEALRTFIRHGDWRNARYTRLLQARRALLLGRVDEAERAVAELDLLGASAMTLAVARLLEFEVALRRGATHAARVALGHARSAAERARIPSLDAEVEHAARVLRLPAARVIVRGEASLVMLDEVESLLGSGHLVVNACRRTVHARARVVTLATRPVLFELLRVLAEAWPGAASRDDLARDVFGARRVNASYRVRLRVELGRLRAQLRDLADIRATPLGFALAPRHSMEVRVLAPPVEGAGGAVLALLADGEHWSTSALALVLGASQRTVQRALSSLAEDGRVRALGSGRARRWVAPPVSGFTTALLLPASTLFE
- a CDS encoding glutaminyl-peptide cyclotransferase, translating into MDKTRSEAEETQPAEILREYGPFDVASRVHGVTYDGANVWFAGGERLQAFDPVSGEPVRTLDVPCDAGTAFDGRHLFQLGEGRIRKIDPGTGQVLKTVPAPGNGNDSGLTWAEGFLWVGQFRGRVIHQIDPETGAVLRTLESKRFVTGVTWTQGELWHGTAEGDSSDIRRIDPEDGRVLVRLTLPEGMTVTGLESDGGDIFYAGGGASRTVRAVRKPRRPRH
- a CDS encoding thioredoxin family protein — protein: MTHAITESRSEWLAARKELLAKEKALTRMRDELSATRRTMPWLRVTEPYVFDGPEGRETLAQLFAGRSQLLVYHFMFAPEWEAGCKNCSFWADSFNGVVEHLSQRDVSFVAISRAELPKLQAFRQRMGWRFKWVSSHGSEFNFDFQVSFRADAVARGDAVYNYGPLPHSASDMPGFSVFSKDERGDVFHTYGTYGRGIDPLNTGYQLLDLVPKGRAEDGLPSPMHWVRRRDEYGP